In Chitinophaga sp. HK235, a single window of DNA contains:
- a CDS encoding LytTR family DNA-binding domain-containing protein: MNCLIVDDNKLARSAMKQLASHVEQLQVTGECSSAMEAYNLLQKEKIDILLLDIEMPGMSGLELTRNLGKKRPVIIFTTVNKDYAVEAFELNVADYLIKPVTPARFIQAIEKAREIIDSNSREIQVSDTEFVFIRDNGVLKRIRTEDILFMEAMGDYVKLYTSQKFHAIHTTLKALEEKLPSSRFMRVHRSYIVALDKIEAIEDGNIIIQKNAIPVADTYKAALNNKLNLL; this comes from the coding sequence ATGAATTGCCTGATCGTAGATGATAATAAGCTGGCACGTAGTGCCATGAAACAGCTGGCCAGCCATGTTGAACAGCTACAGGTGACCGGTGAATGCAGCAGCGCCATGGAAGCCTATAATCTTCTCCAGAAAGAAAAAATCGATATCCTGCTGCTGGATATCGAGATGCCGGGTATGAGCGGCCTCGAGCTAACACGCAATCTGGGCAAAAAAAGACCGGTCATCATTTTTACCACCGTCAACAAAGACTATGCTGTAGAGGCTTTTGAGCTGAATGTGGCCGATTATCTGATCAAGCCGGTTACCCCTGCCCGCTTTATCCAGGCTATCGAAAAAGCCCGTGAAATCATTGACAGCAATAGCCGGGAGATCCAGGTGTCAGATACTGAGTTTGTTTTTATCCGCGACAATGGTGTCCTCAAAAGAATCAGAACAGAAGATATCCTCTTTATGGAAGCAATGGGCGATTATGTTAAACTCTATACCTCCCAGAAGTTCCATGCCATACACACCACATTGAAAGCCCTGGAGGAAAAACTACCATCCAGCAGGTTCATGCGGGTACATCGCTCCTATATCGTGGCCCTCGATAAAATAGAAGCCATAGAAGACGGTAATATCATCATACAAAAAAATGCTATACCAGTGGCTGATACCTATAAAGCAGCACTTAACAATAAATTAAATCTTCTTTAA
- a CDS encoding DUF6660 family protein, translating into MKWLIYIMSLYILVLSCIPCNDAQAVAMYNHTEVTATHEHNHETQVDFCSPLCVCSCCNVQVTPATSVILPYHMHQVQVLFPVLPVTPLPLSSNTIWQPPQL; encoded by the coding sequence ATGAAATGGTTGATTTACATAATGAGCCTCTATATCCTGGTGTTGTCCTGCATCCCCTGCAACGACGCTCAGGCTGTGGCCATGTACAACCATACCGAAGTTACAGCGACTCACGAACATAACCACGAAACGCAGGTGGATTTTTGTTCCCCGTTATGCGTATGCAGTTGTTGCAATGTGCAGGTCACTCCAGCCACTTCGGTCATCCTTCCCTACCATATGCACCAGGTGCAGGTACTTTTCCCTGTTTTACCGGTGACACCCCTTCCTTTATCGTCCAACACCATCTGGCAGCCGCCCCAGTTGTAA
- a CDS encoding efflux RND transporter permease subunit yields the protein MLDKIIRFSIRNKLIIGILTLALTVWGIFSLTRLPVDAVPDITNNQVQVITLSPSLAAQEVERLITFPIEQTMAVIPELKEVRSISRFGLSVVTIVFHDDVDIYWARQQVNEKLGEAKSNIPPGIGMPEMSPISSGLGEIYQYVVHPAKGYEQKYDARELRTIQDWYVRRQLLGTPGVAEVNSFGGQLKQYEVALNPDKLRSYNLSIADVFNALQKNNENTGGAYIDKKPNAYFIRSEGLIGTIADIERIVVRNTPNGMPVLMRDIATVQIGSANRYGALTRNADGEAVGGIVMMLKGKNSNEVVKAVKARVDQIRKTLPEGVVIEPFLDRSEFVGRAIGTVEKNLIEGALIVIFVLVLFLGNIRAGLIVASVIPLAMLFAIAMMHLFGVSGNLMSLGAIDFGLIVDGAVIIVEATLHHLGTRVQGNNTVQLSRGEMDEEVYTSAIRIRSSAAFGEIIILIVYLPILALVGIEGKMFRPMAQTVSFAILGAFILSLTYVPMMSALFLSRKISGKPTIADSIMSFFHRIYDPVIKGALKVKAVVAGAALLLFVTALILFGRMGGEFIPTLEEGDFAVETRLLTGSSLSETIDKVSKASDILLKKFPEVKEVIGKIGAAEIPTDPMPMEACDLTILLKPKKEWTSASSREELANKMQEALEAIPGVAFGFSQPIQLRFNELISGVRQDVGIKIFGEDLTILASLAQKVGGIVTRTEGARDLYVEQIGGLQQIVVSIDRNRIAQYGLDVATVNQAINTAFAGQSAGLVYEGEKRFDLVVRLDRQSRKDIRDVQELYITTPSGNQVPLQQLATVQMATGPNQVQREDAKRRIIVGFNVRGRDIASVVKDIEAAIEKEVKLPTGYFIRYGGQFENLKEANDRLSLAVPAALLLIFALLYFTFSSVKQSLLIFTAIPMAAIGGVFALLLRGMPFSISAGVGFIALFGVAVLNGIVLIGEFNRLKNDGLTDLNDIVLKGTATRLRPVLMTAMVASLGFLPMALATSAGAEVQRPLATVVIGGLVTSTLLTLLVLPCLYIYSEKLFKKRNS from the coding sequence ATGCTTGATAAGATCATTCGTTTCTCTATCAGAAACAAGCTTATTATCGGGATACTCACGCTCGCTCTGACCGTTTGGGGTATCTTCTCACTGACACGGCTACCCGTAGATGCGGTGCCCGATATTACGAACAACCAGGTGCAGGTGATTACGCTGTCACCCTCTCTGGCTGCACAGGAAGTGGAAAGGCTGATTACCTTTCCTATAGAACAAACTATGGCCGTTATTCCGGAGTTGAAGGAAGTGCGCTCTATTTCCCGCTTTGGCTTGTCTGTGGTTACTATTGTTTTTCATGATGATGTAGATATTTACTGGGCCCGCCAGCAGGTCAACGAGAAGCTGGGCGAGGCCAAATCCAATATACCACCCGGTATTGGCATGCCGGAGATGTCGCCTATCTCCAGTGGCCTGGGTGAAATTTATCAGTACGTGGTACACCCAGCCAAAGGATATGAACAAAAATATGATGCACGGGAACTACGTACAATACAGGACTGGTACGTGCGCCGGCAATTGCTCGGAACACCAGGAGTGGCAGAAGTGAATAGCTTCGGTGGCCAGCTTAAACAATACGAAGTGGCGCTCAATCCTGATAAGTTGCGCAGCTACAACCTCAGTATCGCAGATGTGTTTAATGCGCTGCAGAAGAATAATGAAAATACCGGCGGTGCTTACATCGACAAAAAGCCAAACGCTTATTTTATCAGAAGCGAAGGGTTGATCGGCACCATCGCAGATATAGAGCGCATTGTAGTCAGGAACACTCCGAACGGGATGCCGGTATTGATGCGTGATATCGCCACTGTGCAGATCGGCAGCGCCAACAGATATGGGGCCCTTACCCGTAATGCCGATGGTGAAGCGGTTGGTGGCATTGTGATGATGCTGAAAGGAAAAAACTCCAACGAAGTTGTGAAAGCGGTGAAAGCCAGGGTAGACCAGATCCGCAAGACCTTACCGGAAGGAGTGGTGATAGAGCCATTCCTCGACCGGAGCGAGTTTGTGGGCAGAGCCATTGGCACGGTGGAAAAGAATCTCATAGAGGGAGCGTTGATCGTGATCTTTGTGCTGGTGCTTTTCCTGGGCAATATCAGAGCCGGTCTTATTGTGGCTTCTGTAATACCACTGGCCATGTTGTTTGCTATTGCTATGATGCATCTGTTTGGTGTATCCGGCAACCTGATGAGTCTGGGAGCAATCGACTTCGGCCTGATCGTGGATGGGGCGGTGATCATCGTGGAAGCCACCTTGCACCATCTGGGTACAAGAGTGCAGGGCAATAATACTGTACAGCTAAGCCGCGGGGAAATGGATGAGGAAGTATATACCTCTGCTATCCGTATCCGCAGCTCTGCCGCATTCGGAGAGATCATCATCCTGATTGTTTACCTGCCTATTCTGGCGTTGGTAGGCATTGAAGGCAAGATGTTCCGGCCAATGGCACAAACCGTTTCCTTCGCTATTCTGGGCGCCTTTATCCTCTCACTGACTTATGTGCCGATGATGTCTGCGCTTTTCCTGAGCCGCAAAATATCCGGTAAGCCTACTATTGCGGACAGTATCATGTCATTCTTTCATCGTATATACGATCCCGTTATTAAAGGTGCGTTGAAGGTGAAAGCCGTGGTGGCGGGAGCTGCATTGCTGCTCTTTGTAACGGCGTTGATACTGTTCGGCCGTATGGGCGGAGAGTTTATTCCTACACTCGAAGAAGGTGACTTTGCTGTGGAAACAAGGCTTCTCACCGGTAGTTCTCTGTCGGAGACTATTGACAAAGTGAGCAAAGCTTCTGACATCCTGCTGAAAAAATTCCCGGAGGTAAAAGAAGTAATTGGTAAAATAGGAGCAGCTGAAATTCCTACGGACCCAATGCCCATGGAGGCCTGCGACCTGACCATCTTACTAAAACCCAAGAAAGAATGGACCAGCGCTTCGAGTCGTGAAGAACTGGCCAATAAAATGCAGGAAGCCCTGGAAGCAATACCTGGTGTAGCTTTTGGCTTCTCTCAGCCAATACAGCTTCGTTTCAATGAACTAATTTCAGGTGTACGTCAGGATGTTGGGATTAAGATTTTCGGAGAAGATCTGACTATACTGGCTTCCCTGGCGCAGAAGGTTGGCGGCATCGTTACCCGCACCGAAGGAGCCCGGGACCTTTATGTAGAGCAGATCGGCGGACTGCAGCAGATAGTAGTGTCTATCGACCGTAACCGTATTGCACAATACGGGCTGGACGTGGCAACTGTGAATCAGGCTATCAATACAGCTTTCGCAGGACAAAGTGCAGGTTTGGTGTATGAAGGAGAGAAACGTTTTGACCTGGTAGTAAGACTGGACAGGCAAAGCCGTAAAGATATCCGGGATGTGCAGGAGCTTTACATCACCACACCTTCCGGGAATCAGGTGCCTTTACAGCAACTGGCTACAGTACAGATGGCTACCGGACCTAACCAGGTACAGCGTGAAGATGCCAAACGTCGTATCATTGTTGGCTTCAACGTGAGAGGTCGTGATATCGCCAGTGTGGTTAAGGACATAGAAGCCGCTATTGAAAAAGAAGTGAAACTGCCTACCGGTTACTTTATCCGCTATGGCGGGCAGTTTGAGAACCTTAAAGAAGCCAATGACCGTTTGTCACTTGCGGTGCCGGCAGCCTTGTTGCTCATCTTTGCATTGCTGTATTTTACTTTCAGTTCAGTCAAACAATCCCTGCTTATTTTCACTGCTATCCCCATGGCGGCCATTGGTGGCGTATTTGCGCTGTTGCTGAGAGGCATGCCTTTCAGTATCTCTGCGGGTGTGGGTTTCATCGCCTTGTTTGGCGTGGCTGTGCTCAATGGTATTGTATTGATAGGAGAGTTCAACCGATTAAAAAACGACGGACTTACAGACCTTAATGATATTGTATTGAAAGGAACGGCCACACGTTTAAGGCCTGTGTTGATGACGGCCATGGTAGCGTCGCTGGGCTTTTTACCGATGGCGCTGGCTACCAGTGCAGGAGCAGAAGTACAGCGTCCGCTCGCTACTGTGGTGATAGGAGGGCTGGTAACATCCACGCTACTTACACTGCTGGTGTTGCCCTGCCTGTACATCTATTCTGAAAAATTATTCAAAAAACGTAATTCATGA
- a CDS encoding TolC family protein — protein MNFRIIICLLFPIAAFSQSQPLTIDQAVQLAVAQNKGLQSTAAAVAFYKEMARTSAEIPKTQLSMQYGQNNSYANDNNFNVSQIIPFPTLFAAKKQLNEAQTEKAVWQKAATQNDLIFQVKQVYVQLLYLREQRTLLRSQDSLFTSFSRSAALRYKTGESRLIEKTAAEVRLQEVRNLLRQNEADEQIFLARLQALLGSTTPVSIADASIPAAAVNVLEDSMAVADNPQLHFAKQDIDIAGKQKKVISAGILPDLTVGYFNQSLIGTPVNASGAPLASSGNRFQGVQVGLALPLWLGPMKARVKAEEKQQQAAGLFYDNSVIQLKSQYRQAVQEFVKLKNSLDYYSATALPNADQLQQQTVKSFVLGDIGYAEYFLNLERVMSVRQGYLQTRHDIKQSELYIVYLSGHQR, from the coding sequence ATGAATTTCCGTATAATCATATGCCTGTTATTTCCGATAGCGGCATTTTCCCAATCCCAGCCGCTGACCATAGACCAGGCGGTGCAACTGGCGGTGGCACAGAACAAGGGGCTACAGTCTACGGCTGCCGCTGTTGCTTTTTATAAAGAGATGGCCCGTACCAGTGCAGAGATACCGAAAACACAGCTGTCTATGCAATATGGGCAGAACAACAGCTATGCAAATGATAATAATTTCAATGTATCACAAATTATCCCTTTCCCGACACTGTTTGCAGCCAAAAAGCAGTTGAATGAAGCACAGACGGAAAAAGCTGTTTGGCAAAAGGCTGCCACACAGAATGATCTGATCTTTCAGGTAAAACAGGTGTATGTTCAATTGTTATATCTCCGGGAGCAGCGGACACTGCTGAGGAGCCAGGACAGCTTGTTTACCAGCTTCTCCCGCAGTGCGGCACTGCGATATAAAACAGGGGAGAGCCGCCTGATTGAGAAAACAGCAGCAGAAGTAAGATTACAGGAAGTCCGTAATCTGTTGCGGCAGAATGAAGCAGACGAACAGATCTTTCTGGCACGTTTACAGGCGTTGCTGGGGAGCACAACACCGGTGAGCATTGCAGATGCCAGTATTCCGGCTGCTGCCGTGAATGTATTGGAAGATTCCATGGCCGTGGCCGACAATCCGCAACTACATTTTGCAAAACAGGATATTGATATTGCCGGCAAACAGAAAAAAGTAATCAGCGCTGGTATATTACCAGATCTGACAGTCGGTTATTTTAACCAATCTTTGATTGGTACACCGGTGAATGCATCCGGAGCGCCACTGGCCAGCAGCGGCAACCGCTTCCAGGGCGTTCAGGTAGGCCTGGCATTACCACTGTGGCTGGGTCCTATGAAAGCCAGGGTGAAAGCAGAAGAAAAACAGCAACAGGCAGCAGGTCTGTTTTATGACAACAGCGTTATACAGCTGAAAAGCCAATACCGACAAGCCGTGCAGGAGTTCGTAAAATTGAAGAACAGCCTGGATTATTATTCGGCTACGGCTTTGCCCAATGCCGACCAGTTACAGCAACAGACCGTCAAATCCTTTGTCCTGGGGGATATCGGCTATGCTGAATATTTTCTGAACCTGGAAAGAGTAATGTCGGTACGCCAGGGATATCTGCAAACACGGCACGATATCAAACAGTCTGAATTATATATTGTTTACCTCAGTGGGCATCAACGTTAA
- a CDS encoding efflux RND transporter periplasmic adaptor subunit, translating to MKLNKYHIYASVILLMSGLIMASCGSKKTTAEKSTEEHEHEEAPNTVTLTNEQFQTVGIVLGAPEQREISSAVKVNGLLDVPPQQAVSVSVPMGGFIRQTSMLQGMPVKKGQVLAALENIDYIQLQQDYLDARSQLEYAATEYTRQQELSRENVNALKTVQQAKATFESLQAKVKGLREKLSLININIAGLEKGNIQRSVNVYAPISGYVTQVNINLGQFVNPADILFRIVNTEHLHAELTVFEKDIPRLKIGQPVRFTLANETKQRKATVHLIGREISPERTVRVHCHLDEEDTQLLPGTYLQAMIEAGAGNVQALPEAAVVNFENKAYVFVKEAPGKDSTHHFKMLEVQPGSNEQGYTEVNFPQGNTPKEIVIKGAYDLLAKMKNSGEEHGH from the coding sequence ATGAAACTTAATAAATATCATATATACGCTTCCGTTATACTGTTAATGTCCGGACTGATAATGGCTTCCTGCGGAAGCAAAAAAACAACTGCAGAAAAATCAACGGAGGAACATGAACACGAAGAAGCTCCCAATACTGTAACGCTGACGAATGAACAGTTTCAAACAGTGGGTATTGTTTTGGGTGCCCCGGAACAACGGGAAATCAGCAGTGCCGTGAAGGTGAACGGTTTGCTGGACGTACCTCCGCAGCAAGCAGTAAGCGTGTCCGTACCAATGGGCGGCTTTATCCGGCAAACAAGTATGCTGCAGGGAATGCCTGTTAAGAAAGGTCAGGTACTGGCTGCGCTGGAAAACATTGACTACATCCAGTTGCAACAGGATTACCTGGACGCCCGAAGTCAGCTGGAATATGCAGCTACGGAATATACCCGTCAACAGGAGCTTTCCCGCGAAAATGTGAATGCCTTGAAAACCGTGCAGCAGGCAAAGGCTACCTTCGAGTCTCTGCAGGCAAAGGTGAAAGGTCTCAGGGAAAAGTTATCCCTCATCAATATCAATATTGCAGGGCTGGAAAAAGGTAATATACAGCGGAGTGTAAACGTATACGCACCTATCAGCGGTTATGTGACCCAGGTGAATATCAACCTGGGGCAGTTTGTGAATCCGGCAGATATCCTTTTCCGGATTGTGAATACGGAACACCTGCATGCAGAGCTGACGGTGTTTGAAAAAGATATTCCCCGGCTGAAGATAGGTCAGCCGGTACGTTTTACCCTGGCCAATGAAACAAAGCAGCGTAAAGCCACCGTGCATCTGATCGGACGGGAAATCAGTCCGGAACGTACTGTCAGGGTACATTGCCATCTGGATGAGGAAGATACCCAGCTCTTGCCTGGTACCTATTTGCAGGCAATGATTGAAGCCGGTGCGGGCAACGTACAGGCGTTACCGGAAGCTGCAGTTGTGAATTTTGAAAACAAGGCTTATGTGTTCGTAAAAGAGGCTCCCGGTAAAGACAGTACCCATCATTTCAAAATGCTGGAAGTTCAGCCAGGCAGTAACGAACAGGGCTATACGGAAGTAAATTTCCCTCAGGGAAATACCCCTAAGGAAATTGTAATCAAAGGAGCATACGACCTGCTTGCCAAAATGAAGAACAGCGGCGAAGAACATGGACATTAA
- the nfi gene encoding deoxyribonuclease V (cleaves DNA at apurinic or apyrimidinic sites) translates to MINYNELSVPEATRLQQELRKEVITTPFKGKVQYVAGADISFNKFSTTVYAGIVLLHFPSMQPVGYSLVKKEVTFPYVPGFLAFREVPALLDAWQQLPQKPDVLVVDGHGIAHPRRMGIASHFGVLANQVTIGSAKKKLFGLYEEPGPAKGDHSPLTDKQGAVIGTVYRSKQNVKPIFISPGHLIDVAGSLDLVSQCVQRYRLPEPTRLAHNAVNQFRLGTLSQGYTPA, encoded by the coding sequence ATGATAAACTACAATGAACTCAGCGTACCGGAAGCTACCCGGCTGCAGCAGGAACTACGTAAAGAAGTCATTACAACACCCTTCAAGGGCAAAGTACAATATGTGGCCGGGGCAGATATTTCTTTCAATAAATTTAGTACAACGGTATACGCCGGCATTGTACTGCTGCATTTCCCCAGCATGCAGCCGGTAGGATATAGTCTTGTAAAAAAGGAAGTGACATTTCCCTATGTACCCGGTTTCCTCGCCTTCCGCGAAGTGCCCGCCCTGCTGGATGCATGGCAGCAGCTGCCACAAAAACCCGATGTACTGGTGGTAGATGGACACGGCATCGCGCATCCCCGCAGGATGGGCATTGCCTCCCACTTCGGTGTGCTGGCCAACCAGGTAACCATTGGCAGCGCCAAGAAAAAACTGTTTGGCCTATACGAAGAACCAGGGCCCGCAAAAGGTGATCACTCACCGCTTACCGATAAACAGGGAGCAGTGATCGGTACCGTATATCGTAGCAAACAAAATGTAAAACCTATCTTCATCTCTCCCGGCCATCTCATTGATGTTGCCGGAAGCCTGGACCTCGTCAGTCAATGCGTACAGCGCTACCGGCTGCCAGAGCCCACCCGGCTCGCACACAATGCGGTAAACCAGTTCAGGCTGGGTACACTCTCTCAGGGCTATACACCCGCATAA
- a CDS encoding DUF763 domain-containing protein, which translates to MPSYADMPLHYGHVPVWLARRMSLLGGAIVEAIVTDYGKSEVIRRLSDPCWFQALGCVLGMDWHSSGITTSVMGALKKAVNPRSQELGIYICGGKGRFSRETPAELMRIAEKTGLPGEQLVHSSKLTAKVDNTAIQDGFQLYLHSFILSEDGEWAVVQQGMNDASSMARRYHWHSSAFSSYTEAPHTFIYGRNQGMILNLTDTAATSTKTGILQLLKEKPAQLLPEIRNLVMPTHHDVRAENVNLKRLGSVLALAHEVHPSDFESLLMLEGVGPRTLQSLTLVSEVIHGTPSRFEDPARFSFAHGGKDGHPFPVPTRIYDETIETLRDALNKAKIGHTDKQDAIRKLSVLSQQLEKDFEPNANFDKVVAQERRDSWKYGGRTVFGKASKPKDGDQLSLF; encoded by the coding sequence ATGCCTTCATATGCAGATATGCCTTTACATTACGGCCACGTGCCTGTCTGGCTGGCCAGGCGGATGTCGCTCCTGGGCGGCGCTATTGTAGAGGCGATAGTGACAGATTATGGTAAAAGTGAAGTGATAAGGCGACTCAGCGACCCATGCTGGTTTCAGGCCCTCGGCTGCGTACTGGGCATGGACTGGCACTCTTCCGGTATCACCACCAGTGTTATGGGTGCTTTGAAAAAAGCAGTCAATCCGCGTTCACAGGAACTCGGTATTTATATCTGTGGCGGCAAAGGGCGTTTCAGCCGGGAAACACCGGCAGAACTGATGCGCATCGCCGAGAAAACAGGGCTGCCCGGTGAACAGCTGGTACACAGCAGCAAACTGACGGCTAAAGTAGATAATACAGCCATACAGGATGGCTTCCAGCTATACCTGCATTCTTTTATTCTTTCTGAAGATGGGGAATGGGCCGTAGTACAACAAGGTATGAACGACGCCAGCAGCATGGCCCGCCGCTACCACTGGCACTCTTCGGCTTTCAGCTCCTATACGGAAGCACCACATACCTTTATCTACGGCCGCAATCAGGGCATGATACTCAATCTTACCGATACGGCAGCAACATCCACTAAAACAGGTATCCTTCAGCTGCTGAAAGAAAAGCCCGCTCAGCTGCTACCGGAAATACGCAACCTGGTAATGCCCACCCATCATGATGTACGGGCCGAAAACGTGAACCTTAAACGACTGGGTAGTGTGCTGGCCCTGGCTCATGAGGTACATCCTTCCGATTTCGAATCCCTGCTCATGCTGGAAGGCGTAGGCCCGCGGACCTTACAGTCGCTGACCCTCGTCAGTGAAGTCATCCACGGTACCCCTTCCCGCTTTGAAGATCCGGCCCGCTTCTCTTTTGCACATGGCGGCAAAGATGGCCATCCCTTCCCGGTACCCACACGCATATACGACGAAACGATCGAAACACTCCGGGATGCACTCAACAAAGCCAAAATAGGACATACCGATAAACAGGACGCCATCCGGAAACTGTCTGTCCTCTCCCAGCAACTGGAAAAGGACTTTGAGCCCAATGCCAACTTCGATAAAGTGGTGGCACAGGAAAGACGGGATTCCTGGAAATATGGCGGCAGGACCGTGTTTGGGAAAGCAAGTAAACCCAAAGACGGAGATCAGTTATCTTTATTCTGA
- a CDS encoding MgtC/SapB family protein codes for MKHVLQIIQEDQVLKVCIALLAGAILGLEREYKRKAAGMRTMTLICVSSAIFTILSAELGFPGSPDRVASNILTGVGFIGAGVIFKNEYTIDGITTAASIWIAAALGMAIGMSQYVLAATGLIGALIVLILMEFTEKSIAEVNDKRYYIIFFHEDKLPQLNIEHILNTFGLKYKRVLIMRKGDQIEVNYTVRGNRSKMERLDEFLLQNEHISQFQVQLNPL; via the coding sequence ATGAAACATGTCTTACAGATCATACAGGAAGACCAGGTATTAAAAGTTTGTATAGCCCTGCTGGCAGGCGCCATACTGGGGCTGGAACGGGAATACAAACGTAAGGCGGCTGGTATGCGCACCATGACGCTCATCTGTGTAAGCAGTGCTATCTTTACCATCCTGTCTGCCGAACTGGGATTCCCCGGCAGTCCGGATCGTGTGGCCTCCAATATCCTGACAGGCGTGGGTTTCATTGGTGCGGGTGTTATCTTCAAAAACGAGTATACCATCGACGGCATCACCACGGCCGCTTCCATCTGGATAGCCGCCGCTCTGGGGATGGCCATCGGCATGAGCCAGTACGTACTAGCCGCCACCGGTCTCATTGGTGCATTGATTGTACTTATACTGATGGAGTTTACAGAGAAAAGTATCGCAGAAGTCAATGACAAACGTTACTACATTATCTTCTTCCATGAAGATAAACTTCCACAGTTGAACATAGAACATATCCTCAATACTTTCGGACTGAAATATAAACGGGTGCTCATCATGCGTAAGGGAGACCAGATAGAAGTCAATTACACAGTCCGTGGAAATCGTAGCAAAATGGAACGATTAGATGAATTTTTGCTACAGAACGAACATATATCTCAATTTCAGGTACAACTAAATCCATTATAA